The following proteins are encoded in a genomic region of Pseudomonadota bacterium:
- a CDS encoding BrnT family toxin, with amino-acid sequence MSIVAGFEWDTGNRAKCEEHGVSIAEIEGLFRDGPAVYADPNHSLEEQRLRAIGTTKAGRWLLVAFTLRQHGDNTLIRPISARYMHQREVDHYERQT; translated from the coding sequence ATGAGCATCGTTGCGGGATTTGAATGGGATACGGGGAACCGGGCCAAGTGTGAGGAGCACGGCGTTTCCATTGCTGAGATCGAAGGGCTGTTCCGCGACGGGCCGGCTGTTTACGCCGATCCCAACCACTCCTTGGAGGAACAGCGCCTGCGAGCCATCGGCACGACGAAAGCCGGGCGATGGCTGTTGGTTGCGTTCACGCTCCGGCAGCACGGCGACAACACCCTGATCCGGCCCATCAGCGCCCGCTACATGCACCAACGAGAGGTAGACCACTATGAACGACAAACGTAA
- a CDS encoding helix-turn-helix domain-containing protein, whose amino-acid sequence MKLLTTTEAAVALKLSPSQTRRLAAAGRIPGAELRGRDWWYRQPLKILPPDRPKGWPRKEVSR is encoded by the coding sequence ATGAAGCTGCTCACCACGACTGAGGCCGCCGTGGCCCTCAAGCTCTCCCCCTCGCAGACGCGGCGGCTGGCGGCTGCCGGGCGCATTCCCGGCGCCGAATTAAGGGGCCGCGATTGGTGGTATCGCCAGCCGCTCAAAATTCTGCCCCCGGATCGGCCGAAGGGTTGGCCGAGGAAAGAAGTATCGCGGTAG